A single Struthio camelus isolate bStrCam1 chromosome 8, bStrCam1.hap1, whole genome shotgun sequence DNA region contains:
- the PIGC gene encoding phosphatidylinositol N-acetylglucosaminyltransferase subunit C isoform X1 codes for MAARRGPGIPCAMPAGPSAGGCGDGGRAARPGAGPWESSTAGYLLEDAPARGGAGPHEATASGAPWSPISHLQHSQAHVEAVRPSADGRMVCAQVETSPRRRWQKVLYERQPFPDNYVDQRFLEELRKNIHARQYQYWAVVFESGAVAQQLCSVCVFVITWWYMDAGMLSPQRLFGAGLVSSLLGYILFNVIDAGVGRQESGRTWWADLKSTLVFIAFTYGFSPVLKTLTESISTDTIYAMSAFMLLGHLIFFDYGANAAIVSSTLSLNMAIFASVCLASRLPRSLHAFVMVTFAMQIFALWPMLQKKLKAQTPRCYVVVTTLFALAALAGLMTISSVGAVLFALLLLSISCLCPYCLIRLQLFKDNIHGPWDEAEIKEDLSRFLM; via the exons ATGGCAGCTCGGAGAGGCCCCGGCATCCCTTGCGCCATGCCGGCGGGGCCCAGCGCCGGAGGCTGCGGGGACGGCGGGcgagcggcccggccgggcgcggggccctgG GAGTCCAGCACTGCAGGTTACTTACTAGAGGATGCCccagccagaggaggagcaggaccTCACGAAGCTACCGCCTCAGGTGCTCCTTGGAGCCCCATCTCACACTTGCAGCACTCCCAGGCCCACGTGGAGGCAGTCAGACCAAGCGCTGACGGCAGAATGGTCTGTGCCCAGGTGGAGACAAGCCCCAGGCGGCGCTGGCAGAAGGTGCTGTATGAACGCCAACCTTTCCCGGATAACTATGTGGATCAGCGGTTCCTGGAGGAGCTACGGAAGAACATCCATGCCCGCCAGTACCAGTACTGGGCCGTGGTCTTCGAGTCAGGGGCAGTGGCGCAGCAGTTGTGCAGCGTCTGTGTCTTCGTCATTACCTGGTGGTACATGGATGCCGGGATGCTGAGCCCACAGCGGCTTTTTGGGGCAGGCCTGGTTTCTTCCCTACTCGGCTACATCTTGTTCAACGTCATTGATGCTGGGGTCGGGCGGCAGGAGAGCGGGCGGACGTGGTGGGCAGACCTGAAGAGCACTCTGGTGTTCATTGCCTTCACCTATGGCTTTTCACCAGTGCTGAAGACGCTGACAGAGTCGATCAGCACAGACACCATCTACGCCATGTCAGCGTTCATGCTCCTCGGCCACCTCATTTTCTTCGACTATGGCGCTAACGCTGCCATTGTATCCAGCACGCTGTCACTCAACATGGCCATCTTTGCCTCTGTGTGCCTGGCATCCCGCCTGCCTCGCTCCCTCCATGCCTTTGTTATGGTCACCTTTGCCATGCAGATCTTTGCCCTCTGGCCCATGCTGCAGAAGAAGCTGAAAGCCCAGACACCTCGATGCTACGTGGTGGTCACCACGCTCTTCGCGCTGGCAGCACTGGCAGGGCTGATGACCATTTCCAGTGTGGGTGCCGTTCTCTTCGCCTTGCTGCTGCTCTctatctcctgcctctgcccctaCTGCCTCATTCGGCTTCAGCTGTTCAAGGACAATATTCACGGACCATGGGACGAGGCTGAGATCAAAGAAGATCTCTCCAGGTTCCTCATGTAG
- the PIGC gene encoding phosphatidylinositol N-acetylglucosaminyltransferase subunit C isoform X2 — MVCAQVETSPRRRWQKVLYERQPFPDNYVDQRFLEELRKNIHARQYQYWAVVFESGAVAQQLCSVCVFVITWWYMDAGMLSPQRLFGAGLVSSLLGYILFNVIDAGVGRQESGRTWWADLKSTLVFIAFTYGFSPVLKTLTESISTDTIYAMSAFMLLGHLIFFDYGANAAIVSSTLSLNMAIFASVCLASRLPRSLHAFVMVTFAMQIFALWPMLQKKLKAQTPRCYVVVTTLFALAALAGLMTISSVGAVLFALLLLSISCLCPYCLIRLQLFKDNIHGPWDEAEIKEDLSRFLM, encoded by the coding sequence ATGGTCTGTGCCCAGGTGGAGACAAGCCCCAGGCGGCGCTGGCAGAAGGTGCTGTATGAACGCCAACCTTTCCCGGATAACTATGTGGATCAGCGGTTCCTGGAGGAGCTACGGAAGAACATCCATGCCCGCCAGTACCAGTACTGGGCCGTGGTCTTCGAGTCAGGGGCAGTGGCGCAGCAGTTGTGCAGCGTCTGTGTCTTCGTCATTACCTGGTGGTACATGGATGCCGGGATGCTGAGCCCACAGCGGCTTTTTGGGGCAGGCCTGGTTTCTTCCCTACTCGGCTACATCTTGTTCAACGTCATTGATGCTGGGGTCGGGCGGCAGGAGAGCGGGCGGACGTGGTGGGCAGACCTGAAGAGCACTCTGGTGTTCATTGCCTTCACCTATGGCTTTTCACCAGTGCTGAAGACGCTGACAGAGTCGATCAGCACAGACACCATCTACGCCATGTCAGCGTTCATGCTCCTCGGCCACCTCATTTTCTTCGACTATGGCGCTAACGCTGCCATTGTATCCAGCACGCTGTCACTCAACATGGCCATCTTTGCCTCTGTGTGCCTGGCATCCCGCCTGCCTCGCTCCCTCCATGCCTTTGTTATGGTCACCTTTGCCATGCAGATCTTTGCCCTCTGGCCCATGCTGCAGAAGAAGCTGAAAGCCCAGACACCTCGATGCTACGTGGTGGTCACCACGCTCTTCGCGCTGGCAGCACTGGCAGGGCTGATGACCATTTCCAGTGTGGGTGCCGTTCTCTTCGCCTTGCTGCTGCTCTctatctcctgcctctgcccctaCTGCCTCATTCGGCTTCAGCTGTTCAAGGACAATATTCACGGACCATGGGACGAGGCTGAGATCAAAGAAGATCTCTCCAGGTTCCTCATGTAG